Genomic window (Desulfobulbaceae bacterium):
GCCAGGATCTTTTCCGTTGTTTGGAGAAGTTCTATGGCCCTTCGATAGGAAGTTCCCTCTCCCTTCTTGACCAGTTCTCCCGCCTCCTTCAGTGGCTTTTCCAAGACGATAAGGTGTTGAGTGAAGTTCTTGAAAAATATCTGATACTGGTATCCTGCCCAGAAACGGGAATACTCTCCCAATAAGGTTTTTGCCTTGGCGATTTGGTCATAAAGGTCGTTGAGTTTTTCTTCTCTGATCTGGCGGAGGGCAGCAAGCAGTACCTTTGCCTTACGCTCGATATCAAGCATCCCGAAATAGCTCTTCTGCTGCAGGCGTTGAGAAAGAAGGTCAAAGCTGTTTTGCGATGCCTGAATTTGTGGGTCGAGATTGTCGCACCAGGTATTGAGTTCTTCTAGTTCATTTTCAACTTGGGTTATGGATTCCTGGGCGCTGTTGGTGATAGTTGCATACTGGCTTAACAGGAGCGCTTCTACCTTGGTTTGAATCGGAATTAACTCAGGGTCGATCAGGGAAGCCATGAAGAGATTTCGTTGATCGATCATCAATGTTCGTAATAACTGGCAAGCCTCTGCGTTGAAATTCTCCTTGGCTTCAAGTTGCAGCTTGCGGTAGAAGCCGTCAGGGCAGTCCAGCTGGGCAGTGGTGACGTTCTTGATAATGTCCCGTGCCTTCCATACTTCGCCGATAAGGTCATAGAATCGCGACAGAAGGAGGTCTATATAGATATACTCTTTGGGTTGGGTGGCCAATGCTTTGGCAAGTTCCAGGTGGCTACGCATGTTCGCCAAGCCCCGTTGCTCAAGATAAATAAAGGCTATGCCTATGGTTGCTGAAAATCGTCGGGGGGATCGGGTGTGGCACTCCCGCATCAATAATTCTTCAGCCTGCTCATATTTACCAACTCGAAGGCAGTCAAGTCCGAGGCGCAAGTTTTTGTTGTCTAGTTGCAATGGCTCAATCTTGAATGTGGCCTGCCATTTACTGAATCGGGAAAAGGCAATGGCTGAGAGAAAGCGAGGCTGATAGATACGATAAATGTCGAAAAAGGAGACGAAGATCATCAGGACTGGACTTTTTCGGAGTTCTGTCGGGGTGATTCCTTCTGTCAGGTGTTTGGTTACGGCAGTTACATTGGTGAAGGCCTTGTGGAAAGCTGCAGCAATTTGATCGAAGGGTAGGTAGCCGACGGAGGCAAGCCCGTAATGTTCCATGGTCAGTAGTTTGCTGGGGCATTTATTGGGACGATGGCTGCGCATGCCACAGTAGAAACACGGCTGTCCCTTACCATGAGTCGGCAGATTGCGGTCGGCGAGAATGGTTTCGGCTGTGATGGATTCGTGTTCGGGCATCATCACCTTGAATAGACCATCCCCTTCGTTACTGAGAATGGTTGATGGCAGTTTGGTCTTTGCCATCAGTTTGTCCCAAACTGATTTTAATGCCTTGGTGATGTAGATGGTTTCTGTTTCCACCATCTCCCAAAGTTTGGCGTCTGGATTGCGGAAAGGAGAATTGATTTCATCACCACTTGGCAAATGAATGATGATCTGAAGGGGAAGGTGACTTCCGTTAAGTTGGTTGGTGAAATTACGGTGAATTGTGTTCGTCTGATTGTTGGTTGTGGTGATCGCGGAATATGGGTGATTGAATGAAAAAAGTAACAGGGCGTCGGTACTCTCTTCTTCTTCGAACCCAAAAGTTTGAAGGGCTGTGCGAAGTTCCTGGACAAGAGTTGGCCAGCACTCTTTGAGGAGCTGCTGTCCCTGGTAGTGCAAGGGTTTAATTGCGAGGAGTGTGGTGGCATCCATAACGGTTGAGCTGTGTTTGTCTCTTATTGGTCGGGTGCTGGAACAGTCAGCTCACATGAGTTAGCCGGTGTTTGGATCTGCTTTTGTGATAACTTACAGAATTTTAGAAGCTTACAGGCATTTTTCAATGATGGCCTGGGCTCTGGCATTTTGCGGGTCGAGGCGTTGGACTCGGATTGCCAATTGATCAGCCCTTATTTTCAGATTGATATCAAAGTAGGCCTGGGCCAGGTTGATGAGCAGGTCTGCGTCATTGGGGAATTTGGGCGCTACTTTTTCTAAAATTTCAATGGCCTCACGGGGGTGACCTGCCATGACCAGGGCGTGCCCAAGTTTCTTGTTTAGAAATTGGCGGTCAGGGGCGGCATTAAGCACCGAGCGGTAAGTCTTGCTGGCAAATTCATACAGGTCGTGTTTGAGGGAGGTATCCGCGATTTCTGTGGCCAGATCAATGTCCTCGGGGCTGTTTCGAAGCATTGAACGGAATATTTTTTCGGCCTCGGGGAGTTTCTGGCGGTCTAAGAGCAGGGATGCCACCCTGAACGCTCGGTCGGCATTGCGCGGGCTTAAGTCCAGGGCCTTGGTGAAATAGGTGATGGCTTTTTCGGAGTCGCCCATTTTGAGATAAATTTGTCCAAGGTATTGGAGCGATGGGATGTCGAGACGGTTTTGGTCGCTGGCTCGTTGAAAACAAAGTAAGGCTTTGTCGGTGAAGCCTTTTTTGAGGTAGAGACGCCCGAGTTCGCGTAAGGGCTTTGATGATCGGGGGTTACTTTTGACGGCCAGGGAGATGCATTCGATCGCTTCATCAAGCATCCCTTTTTCACTGAACTCTTCTGCTCTCTTGAGAAGTTGGGCTAACGGACTGGGGTTGGAGGCTTGATTGAGGAGTTCTTTGATTTTAAGTTCCAAGGTGGCCGTGACGAAGGGCTTGGTCAGGTAGGCATCCACATCGTTTTCCGCTGCTTCGGCGACGATGCTTTGGTTGGTCTCGGCGGTTATCATCAGGAAGGGGATATCTCTTAATTTCTTAGATGAACGGATTAAGCTCAAGAGTTCGGTCCCATTCATCTTCGGCATATTCCAGTCGGAGATAATAAAATCAACTGTAGTCTCTTTGTTGTTGAGTATCGCCCAGGCCTCTTTGCCGTTGCACGCTTCGCAATAGGATTTGCCAAAGGCGATGAGTTTTAACATGGCCCGGATGGAACGACGCATATTGTCAATATCGTCGACGATGAGAAATGTTAACTGTTTGGGATCTATGGTACTCATGGCGTCTCGCAGTAGCGGTGCTGAGTTTAAAGGAGAAAATCTGGTGTTACTCTGCCGGTAGGGTGAAGTGGAATGTGCATCCATGCCCTGGAGAGCTGTCAATACCGATGATGCCATGATGCAACTCGACCGCCAGTTTACAGAAATATAGGCCAAGTCCAGTCCCTACCAGAGCATCTTGCTGAGTGGAAATGCGTGAGTATTTATCAAAGATGGACTTCTGCTGCTCTTTGGCGATACCAGAGCCTTGGTCTTGGACAAAAAAATCGATTTGCTTTTTCTTGCCTGGCAAAAGACGGCAACCAAGCGTAATATGTGTGCCCTCCTTGGTATAGCTGAGGGAGTTGGTCAGCAGGTTCTGGAGCACACGGAGCAGCAACACGCGGTCAATAAACAAAGATGGCAGGTCATTGGCAATTTTAGTGATGATGCTGACATCCTTGATCCGCGCTAGACCCGTGATGGCGCTTCGTGCCTCATCCAGGAGGCTTGGGATACTGACATCCTCAAGGGAAAGTTTGATCTTCCCATCTTCGATTTTGTTGATGGTAATCAGGTTGCTGATCATCCTCACTGTTCGGTCGCAACCAATCTGGGCAGATTCGAGGAACTCTCGATTCTCATCCTTAATGGAATAGGAGAGGATGTCAAGGTTGGCGACCACTTCGGCCAAGGGAGTCTTGAGGTCATGAATCAGTAGGCGGTAGAGGTCGTCTCGTAATTTTTCCTGGAGTTTTAACTCCTGGTTTTTTTTCTTTAAGATATTGCGTTGCCGTTGGAGTTCCTGCTGCATCTTCTTCTGGACCAGGATGGAGATGATCAGGCTGCTGAAGTCGAGGAGATAGGCGATATCCTCTTTGAGCAGGTCCTTGTCGCCACCTTTATCAGTAGCGTTGATGACCCCTAACAGTTTTTTATTCTGCAGGATAGGGGCGGAGAGGACGGCATTTTTTTTGTAGAAGCCGCTTCTGGCAGGAAAACGTTCATCTTTTGAGATGTCCGGAATAAAGATAGGGATCCCGGTTCGAGCTACCCAGGCTGCGATGGAACTGTCATCAATAGGTTGCTTCTTGCCGATAAGATCGGTCCTGGTAGCGGCGGCAACGACCAGCATCCGTTTTTCGAGGACCATGATTGATCCCTGTTCCACTCCAAGATATTCCAGCAGGAGGGAGAGTATTCGGTTGAGGCTGGTGTTTAAATCGACATTTTCTTCATTGAGGATCTGGATGATCAGGGAGATGTTCTTGAGCAAATGATGGGCCTGGGTCAGATCCTTTACCGTGTTGTTGGCAAAGGGTGTCTCATTTTCAGGCATAACTTCCCTCCCTTAATTGGGTGTTGTGTTGGGGTAAACGTTCACCGGGCACCCCATCTGCTTTGTCAGCGGTCTGCTCATGTGCAACTAGCACATGAGCAGACCGCTTTATTGACCGACGAAGCGGGTCAATAAAAATCGCGCATCTGGGGCACCCGGTAAACGTTTACAGTTCGGTGAAATCCGTACGTTCAACGCTTCTGGTGAACGATTACGTGTTGGGCCACAAGCGTTCAGCAGGGGCGCAGTCCGTATGGTGCGCAACAAATGCTGTTGCGCACCTGGATTGAAATCCAGCGCTCACGAAGGGGGAGCATGACACTCTTAGGGTACCCTACCCCAAGGTGTGGCAAGTCTGAGTTGATGAACTGGTCCCCGGTCCCCGGCTTATGGGAGTGTGGGGCCTATTCCCACTCGATGGTGCTCGGCGGTTTGGATGAGATATCATACACCACCCGGTTGACGCCACGAACCTCATTGATAATTCGATTGGAAATATTCCCGAGGATGTCGTATGGCAGTTTAGACCAGTCGGCGGTCATAGCGTCAATGCTGTCGACACAGCGCAGCGCGATAACGTACTCATAAGTGCGTTCGTCTCCCATGACACCCACGGTTTGAATAGGAAGAAGGACAGCGAAAGATTGCCAGGTCTTGCGGTAATATCCCGAACGTTTCATCTCCTCAAGGACTATGACATCAGCCTGACGGAGGATGGTGAGCCGGCTTTCGCTGATTTCTCCTAAAACACGAATGGCAAGTCCTGGTCCGGGGAATGGCTGCCGATAGATAGCCTCTTCGGGCAGGCCAAGTTCCAACCCGAGGTTCCGCACCTCGTCTTTGAAGAGTTCCCGCAAAGGTTCGATGAGATCAAGTTTCATGATCTCAGGCAGGCCACCGACATTGTGGTGAGATTTGATCACGGTGTCGCCCACAAAAGAGACGCTCTCGATGACATCGGGGTAGAGGGTCCCCTGAGCCAGAAATTTGGCGTCGCCGAATTTTTTGGCTTCTTCCTCGAAGATCTTGATGAAGCCATAACCGATTTTTTTCCGTTTGACTTCGGGGTCGCTGATCCCTTCTAACTCGCTTAAAAAGTACGCGCGGGCATCGACGTGGATGACGTTCAATCCGGTCTTTTCCTTGAAAAAGCGCAGCACACTTTCGGTCTCTCCGGTGCGCATCAGCCCGTTATCGACAAAAATGCAGGTTAACTGATCACCTATGGCCCGGTGGATTAGAGCGGCAACCACCGATGAATCTACTCCGCCGCTTAAGGCGCAGATGACTCGGCCTTGACCAACTTTCGTTTTGATTGCGGCTATATTTGCGTCGACAAATGATTGCATTGTCCACTGTGGTTGGCAGTGGCATAAGCCGAAGATGAAGTTTCGCAAAATATCAGTTCCGATCAGGGTATGAACTACCTCTGGGTGGAACTGAACGCCGACAAAGGGTTTGTCTCTATGGCGGATGGCCGCCTGGGGCGAGTGGGCGC
Coding sequences:
- the guaA gene encoding glutamine-hydrolyzing GMP synthase, translating into MDIHSEKILILDFGSQTTQLIARRIREQKVYCEIHPYNLSLERIKAIAPKGIVLSGGPKSVYDQDAPKSDPALFELGIPVLGICYGVQLMTVQFGGRVEKAVKREFGKAYLEIQNTAGIFAGMETGHAEYQVWMSHGDRIEEMPADFIITAQSAHSPQAAIRHRDKPFVGVQFHPEVVHTLIGTDILRNFIFGLCHCQPQWTMQSFVDANIAAIKTKVGQGRVICALSGGVDSSVVAALIHRAIGDQLTCIFVDNGLMRTGETESVLRFFKEKTGLNVIHVDARAYFLSELEGISDPEVKRKKIGYGFIKIFEEEAKKFGDAKFLAQGTLYPDVIESVSFVGDTVIKSHHNVGGLPEIMKLDLIEPLRELFKDEVRNLGLELGLPEEAIYRQPFPGPGLAIRVLGEISESRLTILRQADVIVLEEMKRSGYYRKTWQSFAVLLPIQTVGVMGDERTYEYVIALRCVDSIDAMTADWSKLPYDILGNISNRIINEVRGVNRVVYDISSKPPSTIEWE
- a CDS encoding GAF domain-containing sensor histidine kinase, giving the protein MPENETPFANNTVKDLTQAHHLLKNISLIIQILNEENVDLNTSLNRILSLLLEYLGVEQGSIMVLEKRMLVVAAATRTDLIGKKQPIDDSSIAAWVARTGIPIFIPDISKDERFPARSGFYKKNAVLSAPILQNKKLLGVINATDKGGDKDLLKEDIAYLLDFSSLIISILVQKKMQQELQRQRNILKKKNQELKLQEKLRDDLYRLLIHDLKTPLAEVVANLDILSYSIKDENREFLESAQIGCDRTVRMISNLITINKIEDGKIKLSLEDVSIPSLLDEARSAITGLARIKDVSIITKIANDLPSLFIDRVLLLRVLQNLLTNSLSYTKEGTHITLGCRLLPGKKKQIDFFVQDQGSGIAKEQQKSIFDKYSRISTQQDALVGTGLGLYFCKLAVELHHGIIGIDSSPGHGCTFHFTLPAE
- a CDS encoding response regulator, whose amino-acid sequence is MSTIDPKQLTFLIVDDIDNMRRSIRAMLKLIAFGKSYCEACNGKEAWAILNNKETTVDFIISDWNMPKMNGTELLSLIRSSKKLRDIPFLMITAETNQSIVAEAAENDVDAYLTKPFVTATLELKIKELLNQASNPSPLAQLLKRAEEFSEKGMLDEAIECISLAVKSNPRSSKPLRELGRLYLKKGFTDKALLCFQRASDQNRLDIPSLQYLGQIYLKMGDSEKAITYFTKALDLSPRNADRAFRVASLLLDRQKLPEAEKIFRSMLRNSPEDIDLATEIADTSLKHDLYEFASKTYRSVLNAAPDRQFLNKKLGHALVMAGHPREAIEILEKVAPKFPNDADLLINLAQAYFDINLKIRADQLAIRVQRLDPQNARAQAIIEKCL